One region of Oxalobacteraceae sp. CFBP 8761 genomic DNA includes:
- the ntrC gene encoding nitrogen regulation protein NR(I) gives MKPIWIVDDDASIRWVLEKALARESLETRSFANAREAMTAFETDTPQVLVSDIRMPGESGIDLLQAVKERHPGLPVIIITAFSDLDSAVSSFQGGAFDYLAKPFDIDKAVSLIRRALEESLREASVEAPPAETPEILGHAPAMQEVFRAIGRLSQSNVTVLITGESGTGKELVARALHKHSPRAQQPFIALNTAAIPKDLLESELFGHERGAFTGAQAMRRGRFEQAEDGTLFLDEIGDMPFDLQTRLLRVLSDGHFYRVGGHQPVKANVRVIAATHQNLEQRVRDGLFREDLYHRLNVIRLRLPSLRERNEDIPVLTRHFLVQSAHQLGVEPKRMSEQAMRFLSGLELPGNVRQLENLCNWITVMAPGQTVEVKDLPRDLTQGSAPLTGSSVPNVVPLSDGIVGAGALPVASGGGVVLQTAGAQSPEGWLGLLELQAAGMLSAGQMDVMDILGRQFESALIRTALKHTHGRKNDAAMRLGIGRNTITRKIVELGIDGAREE, from the coding sequence ATGAAACCAATCTGGATTGTCGACGACGATGCATCGATTCGCTGGGTCCTTGAAAAGGCCCTGGCGCGCGAAAGTCTGGAGACCCGCAGTTTCGCCAATGCGCGCGAAGCCATGACTGCCTTTGAAACCGACACGCCGCAAGTGCTGGTGTCGGATATCCGCATGCCGGGCGAATCCGGCATCGACCTGCTGCAAGCCGTCAAGGAACGCCATCCGGGCCTGCCAGTCATCATCATCACGGCGTTCTCGGACCTCGATTCGGCGGTGTCCTCGTTCCAGGGCGGCGCCTTTGACTATCTGGCCAAGCCATTCGACATCGACAAGGCCGTCTCGCTGATCCGGCGTGCGTTAGAGGAGAGTTTGCGCGAAGCGAGCGTCGAAGCGCCGCCCGCTGAAACCCCCGAGATCCTCGGCCACGCACCGGCGATGCAGGAAGTGTTTCGCGCCATCGGTCGCCTGTCGCAGTCGAATGTCACGGTGCTGATCACGGGCGAATCGGGCACCGGCAAGGAGCTCGTGGCGCGCGCGCTGCACAAGCACAGCCCGCGCGCGCAGCAACCGTTCATCGCACTGAACACGGCGGCCATTCCGAAAGACCTGCTCGAATCCGAGCTGTTCGGCCACGAGCGCGGCGCGTTCACCGGCGCGCAGGCGATGCGGCGCGGCCGCTTCGAGCAGGCCGAAGATGGCACGCTGTTCCTCGACGAAATCGGCGACATGCCGTTCGACCTACAGACGCGCCTGCTGCGCGTGCTGTCCGATGGTCACTTCTACCGCGTGGGCGGCCACCAGCCGGTCAAGGCCAATGTGCGCGTGATTGCCGCCACCCACCAGAACCTCGAGCAGCGCGTGCGCGATGGCTTGTTTCGCGAAGACTTGTACCACCGCCTGAACGTGATCCGCCTGCGCCTGCCGTCGCTGCGCGAACGCAACGAAGACATTCCTGTTCTTACGCGCCACTTCTTGGTGCAAAGTGCGCACCAATTGGGGGTGGAACCCAAGCGCATGAGCGAGCAGGCGATGCGCTTCCTGTCGGGCCTGGAGCTGCCGGGCAATGTGCGCCAGCTGGAAAACCTGTGCAACTGGATCACCGTGATGGCCCCGGGGCAGACCGTGGAGGTCAAGGACCTGCCGCGCGACCTGACCCAGGGTTCGGCGCCGCTGACAGGGAGCAGCGTGCCGAACGTGGTGCCGCTGTCCGACGGCATCGTCGGCGCCGGCGCGCTGCCGGTGGCATCCGGCGGTGGCGTCGTGCTGCAGACAGCCGGTGCGCAGTCGCCCGAAGGCTGGCTGGGGCTGCTTGAACTGCAGGCGGCCGGCATGCTGAGCGCAGGGCAGATGGACGTGATGGATATCCTGGGCCGCCAGTTCGAATCGGCCCTGATCCGTACGGCGCTCAAGCACACGCACGGGCGCAAGAACGACGCGGCCATGCGTCTCGGTATCGGGCGCAATACCATCACGCGCAAGATCGTGGAACTGGGGATCGACGGCGCGCGCGAAGAGTAG
- a CDS encoding DUF4124 domain-containing protein has protein sequence MTNSVFQASVAVFTAVFASVLLCASAQAQIYRCTDANGRPLYTDTKVGKCQLIDTGYSAPPAASAPIPAPRSAGGGGGSSASNSAPAAAPSAAQSNFPRVDNVLQRARDDERREILGDELRLEERKLTDLKRVFNNGEPERQGNERNYAKYQERVASMRDEINRSERNIEALRREIGNIR, from the coding sequence ATGACAAATAGTGTGTTTCAGGCCAGTGTGGCCGTTTTTACCGCCGTGTTTGCCTCAGTGCTGCTGTGCGCCAGTGCGCAGGCGCAAATCTACCGTTGTACCGATGCCAATGGCCGGCCGCTGTACACCGACACCAAGGTCGGCAAGTGCCAGCTGATCGACACCGGCTACAGCGCGCCGCCGGCAGCCTCGGCCCCGATTCCTGCACCGCGCTCGGCGGGCGGTGGGGGCGGTTCATCCGCGTCGAATTCCGCCCCGGCGGCGGCGCCAAGCGCGGCCCAGTCGAACTTCCCGCGCGTGGACAATGTGCTGCAGCGCGCCCGCGACGACGAGCGGCGCGAGATCCTGGGCGATGAGCTGCGCCTGGAAGAACGCAAGCTCACCGACCTCAAGCGCGTCTTCAACAACGGTGAGCCGGAGCGTCAGGGCAACGAGCGCAACTACGCCAAATACCAGGAGCGCGTGGCCTCCATGCGCGACGAAATCAATCGCAGCGAACGCAATATCGAAGCGCTCAGGCGCGAGATCGGTAATATCAGATGA
- a CDS encoding PAS domain-containing sensor histidine kinase, with product MAPPVYDPGNPARYAGLDLLASAVMMTGPDGEVVYANAAAENLMELSFKSLQRHRLPELFTNGAEIGVLITQALVHQYADLRQDLTLQRSGREPLHVNSIVSALGDGTALIELRENVQQLKLDREERLMDQSQANKELIRNLAHEIKNPLGGIRGAAQLLELELPPHHLLELQEYTQVIIKEADRLQTLVDRLLAPHRKPHIVGDVNIHEVCERVRSLILAEFPQGLSIRRDYDASIPEFRGDMEQLIQVVLNIAHNAAQAVAGRIAQGDAEIVLRTRVARQVTLAKVRYGLALDLHIIDNGPGIAPDIRDRIFYPLVSGRDGGSGLGLTLAQTFVQQHLGVIECESRPGLTDFRILLPLP from the coding sequence ATGGCGCCACCCGTGTACGACCCGGGCAACCCGGCCCGTTATGCCGGCCTCGACTTGCTGGCCTCGGCCGTGATGATGACCGGGCCCGATGGCGAAGTGGTGTATGCCAACGCCGCCGCCGAAAACCTGATGGAGCTGTCGTTCAAGTCGCTGCAGCGCCATCGCCTGCCCGAACTGTTTACCAATGGCGCCGAGATTGGCGTGCTGATCACGCAGGCGCTGGTGCACCAGTACGCCGACCTGCGCCAGGACCTGACGCTGCAGAGGAGCGGGCGCGAACCGCTGCACGTGAACAGCATCGTCAGCGCCCTGGGCGACGGCACGGCGCTGATCGAGCTGCGCGAGAACGTCCAGCAGCTAAAACTCGACCGCGAAGAGCGCCTGATGGACCAGAGCCAGGCCAACAAGGAGCTGATCCGCAACCTGGCGCACGAGATCAAGAATCCGCTGGGCGGCATCCGCGGCGCCGCGCAACTGCTCGAACTCGAGCTGCCGCCGCACCACCTGCTGGAGCTGCAGGAATACACGCAGGTGATCATCAAGGAAGCCGACCGCCTGCAGACGCTGGTCGACCGCCTGCTGGCGCCGCACCGCAAGCCGCACATCGTCGGCGACGTCAATATCCACGAAGTGTGCGAGCGCGTGCGCAGCCTGATCCTGGCCGAATTCCCGCAGGGGCTGTCGATCCGGCGCGATTACGATGCGTCGATTCCCGAGTTTCGCGGCGATATGGAGCAGCTGATCCAAGTGGTGCTGAACATCGCCCACAACGCCGCGCAGGCCGTCGCCGGGCGCATTGCGCAGGGCGACGCCGAGATCGTTTTGCGCACCCGCGTGGCGCGCCAGGTCACGCTGGCCAAGGTCCGCTACGGGCTGGCATTAGACTTGCATATCATCGACAATGGACCGGGCATCGCGCCCGATATCCGCGACCGCATTTTCTATCCGCTCGTATCCGGGCGTGACGGCGGGAGTGGCCTCGGGCTGACGCTGGCGCAAACGTTTGTGCAGCAACACCTGGGTGTGATCGAGTGCGAAAGCCGGCCTGGACTGACGGATTTCCGGATCCTGCTGCCCCTGCCATAA
- the glnA gene encoding type I glutamate--ammonia ligase, with protein sequence MAKSAADVMQMVKDNEVKFVDLRFADTRGKEQHVTVPVSHFDLDKFESGHAFDGSSIAGWKGIEASDMLLIPDANTANIDPFMEETTLFMQCDVVEPSDGKGYDRDPRSIAKRAEAYLKSSGIGDTAYFGPEPEFFIFDAVRWKLDMSGCFVKIDSEEASWSTDKEFEGGNSGHRPGVKGGYFPVPPVDSFQDMRSEMCLILESMGIPVEVHHHEVAGAGQNEIGTKFSTLIERADWTQNMKYVIWNVAHSYGKTATFMPKPMAGDNGSGMHVHQSIWKDGKNLFAGDGYAGLSDTALFYIGGIIKHARALNAITNPGTNSYKRLVPGFEAPVKLAYSARNRSASIRIPHVANPKGRRIETRFPDPLANVYLCFAALMMAGLDGIQNKIHPGEAATKDLYHLPPEEDKLIPTVCASLEEALDALNEDREFLTRGGVFSDSMIDAYIDLKMQEVQRMRMTPHPAEFDMYYSS encoded by the coding sequence ATGGCAAAGTCCGCCGCAGATGTAATGCAAATGGTCAAAGACAACGAAGTCAAATTCGTTGATTTACGCTTCGCCGATACCCGCGGCAAGGAACAACACGTCACGGTCCCGGTGTCGCACTTCGACCTGGACAAATTCGAATCCGGCCACGCCTTCGACGGTTCGTCGATCGCCGGCTGGAAAGGTATTGAAGCGTCGGACATGCTCCTGATCCCGGATGCAAACACCGCCAATATCGACCCGTTCATGGAAGAGACCACACTGTTCATGCAGTGCGACGTCGTCGAGCCATCGGACGGCAAGGGCTACGACCGCGATCCGCGCTCGATCGCCAAGCGCGCTGAAGCCTACCTGAAATCGTCGGGCATCGGCGATACCGCCTACTTCGGCCCAGAGCCGGAATTCTTCATCTTCGACGCCGTGCGCTGGAAGCTGGACATGTCGGGTTGCTTCGTCAAGATCGATTCCGAAGAGGCATCGTGGTCGACCGACAAGGAATTCGAAGGCGGCAACAGCGGTCACCGTCCAGGCGTGAAGGGCGGCTATTTCCCAGTGCCACCAGTCGATTCGTTCCAGGACATGCGCTCCGAAATGTGCCTGATCCTCGAGTCGATGGGCATCCCGGTCGAAGTGCACCACCACGAAGTCGCCGGCGCCGGCCAGAATGAAATCGGCACCAAGTTCTCGACGCTGATCGAGCGCGCCGACTGGACCCAGAACATGAAATACGTGATCTGGAACGTGGCCCACAGCTACGGCAAGACCGCGACCTTCATGCCAAAGCCAATGGCTGGCGACAACGGTTCGGGCATGCACGTGCACCAGTCGATCTGGAAAGACGGCAAGAACCTGTTCGCAGGCGACGGCTATGCAGGTCTGTCGGACACGGCCCTGTTCTACATCGGCGGCATCATCAAGCACGCCCGCGCCCTGAACGCGATCACCAATCCAGGCACCAACTCGTACAAGCGCCTGGTGCCAGGCTTCGAAGCCCCGGTCAAGCTGGCTTATTCGGCTCGTAACCGTTCGGCCTCGATCCGCATCCCGCACGTGGCGAACCCGAAAGGCCGCCGCATCGAGACGCGTTTCCCGGATCCACTGGCGAACGTCTACCTGTGCTTCGCAGCCCTGATGATGGCCGGCCTGGATGGTATCCAGAACAAGATCCACCCGGGCGAAGCGGCAACGAAAGACCTGTACCATCTGCCGCCTGAAGAAGACAAGCTGATCCCGACGGTGTGCGCATCGCTGGAAGAAGCACTGGACGCACTGAACGAAGACCGCGAGTTCCTGACCCGTGGCGGCGTGTTCAGCGACAGCATGATCGATGCCTACATCGACCTGAAGATGCAGGAAGTCCAGCGCATGCGCATGACCCCGCACCCAGCCGAATTCGACATGTACTACTCGTCGTAA
- the corA gene encoding magnesium/cobalt transporter CorA has translation MLINCVAYQEGKKLSDIPVEDISEYIKLDDTFVWVALRDPDPADIALMQEEFGLHELAVEDALRGHQRPKLEEYGDSLFVVVQIVELVGDEMSVGQLSVFAGPNYVLSVRRDANQGFLGVRARAEREPHQLRKGAGFVLYALVDAVVDRYFPVVDTLESELESIEDHIFSMQGKQRDNVERLYDLKRKAQTLRHAVMPLMDALGRLYGGRVPGVVDETQEYFRDVHDHLHRIAGRLDAVRDTINTAIQVTLSMVAIEENEVSKKLASYAAIFAVFTAFAGVWGMNFEFMPELKWKYGYPFAIFTMVCVCGYLYRKFKRVGWL, from the coding sequence ATGCTGATCAATTGCGTCGCCTACCAGGAAGGCAAGAAGCTGTCCGATATCCCGGTCGAGGATATCAGCGAATACATCAAGCTGGATGACACCTTTGTCTGGGTCGCATTGCGCGACCCGGACCCTGCCGACATCGCGCTGATGCAGGAAGAATTCGGCCTGCACGAACTGGCGGTGGAAGACGCGCTGCGCGGTCACCAGCGGCCCAAGCTCGAAGAGTACGGCGACTCGCTGTTCGTCGTCGTGCAGATCGTCGAACTGGTGGGTGACGAGATGTCCGTCGGCCAGTTGTCCGTCTTCGCCGGCCCCAATTACGTGCTGTCGGTGCGGCGTGACGCCAACCAGGGTTTTCTCGGCGTGCGGGCGCGCGCCGAGCGCGAACCGCACCAGCTCAGGAAAGGCGCGGGCTTCGTGCTGTACGCGCTGGTCGACGCCGTGGTCGACCGCTACTTCCCCGTGGTCGACACGCTCGAATCCGAGCTCGAATCGATCGAAGACCACATCTTTTCCATGCAGGGCAAGCAGCGCGACAATGTCGAGCGCCTGTATGACCTGAAACGCAAGGCCCAGACGCTGCGCCACGCCGTGATGCCGCTGATGGATGCGCTCGGGCGCCTGTACGGCGGGCGCGTGCCGGGCGTGGTGGACGAGACCCAGGAATACTTCCGCGACGTGCACGACCACCTGCACCGCATCGCCGGCCGCCTGGACGCCGTGCGCGACACGATCAACACCGCGATCCAGGTAACGCTGTCGATGGTGGCGATCGAAGAAAACGAAGTGAGCAAGAAGCTGGCGTCATATGCGGCGATCTTCGCGGTGTTTACCGCGTTCGCCGGCGTGTGGGGCATGAACTTCGAATTCATGCCGGAGCTGAAATGGAAGTATGGTTACCCGTTCGCGATCTTTACGATGGTGTGCGTGTGCGGCTACCTGTATCGCAAGTTCAAGCGGGTGGGGTGGTTATAG